From the Syntrophorhabdaceae bacterium genome, the window ACAGAAAGAGATCAATGCCTTGAGGACGAAATTACAGGACAAGATGGTGCAGTTTAAACTCGACGAGAGGAAGATACTGACACCGGAACAATTGAAACAGATCAATGAGTCCGGACGTGGATTTGGCTTCGGTGGAAGAGGCTTTAGCGGAAGAGGCTTCGGTGGAAGAGGCTTCGGTCCCGGCGCATGCGGCAGACTGTAGTAGGCAGACTGTAGGGAAAGGGCTGGTCACCAGCCCTCCTTTCCCTTATGAGAAGGAGGTATACAATGAGAAAAGGTCTCTTGTTAATAATAATGATAATAACAGTAAGCTTTCTGACCGTTTCCTGCGCCTCGACGGGTTATAACACCCAGAAAGGCGCAGCGATCGGCGCCGGCGTGGGCGCCCTGGCAGGACAGGTAATCGGCGGCAATACGGCTTCAACGCTCATCGGTGCGGCAGTAGGCGGACTTGCCGGTGTTATCGGGGGGAATGCCGTCGATCAGAGCGTTACAAATGAAAAGATCGATGCCGCGTCACGACAACCAACGAGCACAGCCGCCGCGTATCCTGCGGGGGGCCAGTCCCTTGAAGGCCCTCCGGGACAGTGGGTTGATGTTCCCGGGCAGTGGGTCGACGGGAAATGGGTACCTTCCCATAAAGTGTGGGTGCCGGTTAATCCATGACGCTACTCATCCCATTCCTCCTCCTCCTCCTTTTCGTGCCCCCTCTCTACGGACAGAACTCCTATTCCGAGTTCGAGAGGGGGCTCGGACTCACCAATTCCCAGAAAACACAGGTGGAAGGGATCAGGAACAGATATATCAACGAATGGAGGGCGTTAAAACAGGAATCCATAAAGAAACGCCTCGAGCTTCAGGAGCTTAATAAAAATCCCGCAGCGAATCCTGAAAGGGTCGACAAACTCCGCAGCGAGATCGGGGACATAGAACAGTCAAGGGATAGCCTCTATCATCAGTACAGGGGGGAGGTATCGAGAACCCTTAATAAGGAACAGAGGGAAAGATATAACAGCTTCTGCGACACCGAGCAGAGACATGGGGTGCGCTCTTTCCGGCAGAGAAGGTATGGGAGATAAAAAGACAATACCCTTTCCCTCACTTCTATTTGCGATTCTTTTCCTCCTTATTACTATAACCGGCTATTTCCAGATCAGTGTCATCGAGAAGAACATCGAGAATCTCCTCCGTGGAGAGGGCGAGATCGTCTATACGCATATCAGGCGTGAAATAGATATCAACCTGGAATATCTCGACCTCCTTGAAAGGTCACCCACTATTATTACGCCGAATTTTCTCAATGCCATGATCTCTGATGAGGCTATTCTGGAGGACCTCTACAATCTCTTCAGCACCATGCAGGTCGTTGATGCCGGCAATATTCCCCTCTCCAATTTCGCACTCATCGACCCAAACGGCGATGTCATATTTAAAAAAGGTGATTTTACAATACCACCGGCATCATTGAAGATCCTTCTCACGAAAAGGCAGGATACGGTCCTCAAAATGCCTACGCATAAAGATCCCACGCTTGTTATGGGGATATGGGTGAAAGGAAGGATCGTTTTTTTCAGTATTGACAGGCAGGAACTGGACGCGTTGAGGAAAAAATTCGTTATTAAAGACATCCTCGAAAGGGAAGAACAAAGATTCAACGTTGTCGGTATTAAGATATATGACGAAAAGGGTTCGCCCTATTTAACGGTCACCGGCGAAAAGGCGAACACCTTTGAGCTTTCAAAGCCCCTTGATTCACACTTCCTGCCCGGATACAGGATGGAGGTTTTCATTTCAAAGAAACTTGCCGATGATACCTTGCAAAGGACCACGTTCAGTTTCATCATTATCCTCAT encodes:
- a CDS encoding Spy/CpxP family protein refolding chaperone, translated to GGYGYGPGSNLNLSKEQTDKIWQLKEKQRNETSAMRYELFQKRSELRSLYTNPGADDATILARQKEINALRTKLQDKMVQFKLDERKILTPEQLKQINESGRGFGFGGRGFSGRGFGGRGFGPGACGRL
- a CDS encoding YMGG-like glycine zipper-containing protein → MRKGLLLIIMIITVSFLTVSCASTGYNTQKGAAIGAGVGALAGQVIGGNTASTLIGAAVGGLAGVIGGNAVDQSVTNEKIDAASRQPTSTAAAYPAGGQSLEGPPGQWVDVPGQWVDGKWVPSHKVWVPVNP
- a CDS encoding periplasmic heavy metal sensor; its protein translation is MTLLIPFLLLLLFVPPLYGQNSYSEFERGLGLTNSQKTQVEGIRNRYINEWRALKQESIKKRLELQELNKNPAANPERVDKLRSEIGDIEQSRDSLYHQYRGEVSRTLNKEQRERYNSFCDTEQRHGVRSFRQRRYGR